A genomic window from Brassica oleracea var. oleracea cultivar TO1000 chromosome C8, BOL, whole genome shotgun sequence includes:
- the LOC106309200 gene encoding glutathione S-transferase T3-like, giving the protein MDSSNSFTQSSGFLELLSSQQCDPVSQSIALGSSKVPIFSSQWTNNAPTQAEETTEDRRGKRNWSQKEDVVLISAWLNTSKDSVIGNEQKAGSFWKRVGAYFNASPQLVGMADREVGNCKQRWSKISDQVSKFVGSLHAATSQQSSGQNDNDVMKLANEIYHHDYSAKFTLEHCWRELKNEQKWLATFGTDNNKLKKGKMVLKLMSSHQAMEIKKRLVLKV; this is encoded by the coding sequence ATGGATTCTTCAAATTCATTTACTCAGTCTTCAGGTTTTCTGGAACTGTTAAGTAGCCAACAATGTGATCCTGTCTCACAAAGCATAGCTCTTGGATCTTCAAAAGTTCCTATTTTTAGTTCCCAGTGGACTAATAATGCTCCAACTCAAGCTGAAGAGACAACTGAAGACAGAAGAGGCAAAAGGAATTGGTCACAGAAGGAAGATGTGGTGCTCATAAGTGCTTGGCTTAACACAAGCAAAGATTCGGTCATAGGGAATGAGCAAAAAGCTGGCTCCTTTTGGAAAAGAGTTGGAGCTTACTTCAATGCAAGTCCTCAACTTGTTGGTATGGCAGATAGAGAGGTTGGCAACTGTAAGCAAAGGTGGTCCAAGATCAGTGACCAAGTCTCCAAGTTTGTTGGCTCGTTACATGCTGCAACAAGTCAGCAATCAAGTGGTCAGAATGACAATGATGTAATGAAGCTTGCTAATGAAATCTATCACCATGATTACAGTGCCAAGTTCACACTTGAGCATTGTTGGAGGGAGCTCAAAAATGAACAGAAATGGCTGGCAACTTTTGGAACAGATAACAACAAGTTAAAAAAAGGAAAGATGGTTCTCAAGCTTATGTCCAGTCATCAAGCCATGGAGATCAAGAAGAGGCTCGTCCTGAAGGTGTAA
- the LOC106309202 gene encoding guanosine nucleotide diphosphate dissociation inhibitor 2-like produces MGPWKIQTPMSLIHYMSWLTNQTCEFLNDLWYVFCLYSHNVAAKGKFIAFVSTDAETENPQTELKAGIDLLCPVDEIFFYLYDRYKSLNVPSWGNCFISTSYDATAHFETTVAHLLNMYTLITKCSDILHYGCMLDAN; encoded by the exons ATGGGGCCATGGAAAATCCAAACACCAATGTCTCTCATTCACTACATGTCTTGGCTCACAAATCAGACATGTGAGTTCCTCAATGATCTGTG GTATGTCTTCTGTTTGTACTCCCACAACGTCGCTGCTAAGGGAAAATTCATCGCATTTGTGTCGACAGATGCAGAGACTGAGAACCCTCAAACCGAACTAAAGGCTGGAATTGATCTTTTGTGTCCTGTTGATGAGATATTCTTCTACCTGTATGATAGATACAAGTCTCTCAACGTGCCATCTTGGGGCAACTGCTTTATATCAACG AGCTATGATGCTACAGCACACTTCGAGACAACTGTTGCTCATTTGTTGAACATGTATACCCTAATCACTAAATGTTCTGACATTCTTCACTACGGATGTATGTTAGATGCGAATTGA
- the LOC106311004 gene encoding F-box/LRR-repeat protein At3g60040-like: MEVNTGLRDAISWLPDEVLGKILSLLPTKHAASTSVLAKKWRHVFRLVHNLDFDDSVLLQPEEWHVIRESFRHFVDRTLALQCGSPINKFSLKLHIHESREMAYLSAWICNALERGVLEMSLSLKRKHELFLPSELLTSKTLVKLTLGTQIYLDKFEPDAYLPALKSLVIDSIVFDGDDLCDVLLSGCPVLEELYVRHENCEGTPFCICSSNIKKLSVYYDFELLRGGMSFDTPSLVSLNYRDYALEEYTYVNLASLVEARLDILYSIRIKDSDLSGLIVGISNVEILHLSPGSADVISRCVEDGLVLPVFKNLVKLYFGSNNKRGWKLLPYLIKQTPKLETLIIQGLEGYAGNATIRPFQVKVDELLKRWIT; encoded by the exons ATGGAAGTCAACACTGGCTTGCGAGATGCAATAAGCTGGCTTCCTGACGAGGTCCTGGGAAAGATCTTGTCCCTACTTCCGACCAAACATGCTGCTTCAACATCTGTTCTTGCTAAAAAGTGGAGACATGTGTTTAGATTAGTGCATAATCTTGATTTTGATGACTCTGTGTTGCTTCAACCAGAAGAGTGGCATGTGATCCGAGAGAGCTTCAGACACTTTGTGGACAGAACACTGGCTTTGCAATGCGGTTCTCCCATCAATAAGTTCTCTCTAAAGCTTCACATTCACGAGAGCAGAGAGATGGCCTATTTGTCTGCCTGGATATGTAATGCACTAGAGCGTGGTGTTTTGGAGATGAGCCTAAGTCTAAAGAGGAAGCATGAACTCTTTCTGCCCTCTGAGCTCTTAACGAGCAAGACTCTGGTTAAGCTGACACTGGGAACACAAATATATCTCGACAAGTTCGAACCAGATGCGTATCTTCCAGCGCTTAAGAGCCTCGTCATAGACTCTATTGTTTTTGATGGTGACGATCTGTGTGATGTGCTTCTAAGTGGTTGTCCTGTGCTGGAGGAGTTATATGTACGTCACGAAAATTGTGAAGGAACCCCATTCTGTATATGTAGTTCGAACATCAAGAAGCTATCAGTTTACTATGACTTTGAGCTTTTAAGGGGTGGTATGTCGTTTGACACCCCAAGTCTTGTGTCCCTCAACTACCGCGACTATGCGTTAGAGGAGTACACATATGTGAACTTGGCTTCCCTAGTGGAAGCTAG GCTAGATATTCTTTATTCTATAAGGATCAAAGATTCGGATCTATCGGGTCTCATTGTAGGGATAAGCAACGTGGAGATCCTGCATCTTTCTCCCGGTTCTGCTGAT GTGATTTCTCGATGTGTTGAAGATGGACTAGTTTTACCGGTGTTCAAGAATCTGGTTAAGTTATATTTTGGGAGTAACAACAAACGAGGTTGGAAACTGCTGCCGTATCTGATTAAGCAGACTCCAAAGCTTGAAACTCTAATCATCCAG GGTCTGGAGGGTTACGCAGGCAATGCTACCATTCGTCCCTTCCAAGTGAAGGTGGATGAACTGCTAAAGCGTTGGATCACTTGA